A genomic segment from Streptomyces sp. NBC_00459 encodes:
- a CDS encoding copper chaperone PCu(A)C, with product MTTARPVRPARHLAVATATVLAGALVLAGCGSSESGSDGDSAGLSVGSAYMPQPVSDSMAAGFLVITNKGAAGDVLTRVTSDVAGDVTVHKTVGQTMEEAEHLDIPAHGELVLRSGGDHLMFEQLKRKPREGEKVSVRLHFAKTSPITVEMPVKSATYNPKTGH from the coding sequence TTGACCACTGCGCGGCCTGTACGGCCTGCGCGGCATCTCGCCGTAGCGACGGCCACCGTCCTCGCCGGAGCACTCGTCCTCGCCGGGTGCGGGAGTTCGGAGTCCGGGTCCGACGGCGACAGCGCCGGGCTGTCCGTCGGCTCCGCCTACATGCCCCAGCCGGTCTCGGACTCCATGGCCGCCGGGTTCCTCGTCATCACCAACAAGGGCGCCGCCGGTGACGTGCTCACCCGCGTCACCAGCGATGTCGCCGGCGATGTCACCGTGCACAAGACCGTCGGGCAGACCATGGAGGAGGCCGAGCACCTCGACATCCCGGCCCACGGCGAACTCGTCCTGCGGAGCGGCGGCGACCATCTGATGTTCGAGCAGCTCAAGCGCAAGCCGCGGGAGGGCGAGAAGGTCTCCGTGCGACTGCACTTTGCCAAAACCTCGCCGATCACCGTCGAGATGCCGGTGAAGTCGGCGACGTACAACCCGAAGACCGGACACTGA